One segment of Panicum virgatum strain AP13 chromosome 1K, P.virgatum_v5, whole genome shotgun sequence DNA contains the following:
- the LOC120707255 gene encoding transcription factor bHLH144-like, whose product MQGGHGYGAYGYGAVGGYVYDAGAYAPAGGYYPDGGYPSAPAYDEALAAPGRWAHDIPAPPGGLELEPSEACPKNYVVFDQTSAHSRVMFHPSLARKLGAPPESSYGGAGACTADADDDGCSRVRPEEDPEEIDALLSLSSEDDAASTARSAGSGRDDGSSADSACSSGAGGKKKARIKKMMRALKGIVPGAKQKDAPAALDEAVWYLRSLKVEAAKKLGARGSGS is encoded by the coding sequence ATGCAGGGAGGCCACGGCTACGGCGCCTACGGTTACGGCGCCGTGGGCGGGTACGTCTACGACGCCGGCGCGTACGCCCCCGCGGGCGGGTACTACCCCGACGGCGGGTACCCGTCGGCGCCGGCCTACGACGAAGCGCTCGCCGCGCCCGGCCGTTGGGCGCACGACATCCCGGCGCCGCCCGGCGGGCTCGAGCTGGAGCCGTCGGAGGCGTGCCCCAAGAACTACGTCGTCTTCGACCAGACGAGCGCCCACAGCCGGGTCATGTTCCACCCCTCCCTGGCGCGCAAGCTCGGGGCGCCGCCGGAGTCGTcgtacggcggcgccggcgcgtgcACCGCGGACGCAGACGACGACGGATGCTCGCGGGTGCGGCCGGAGGAGGACCCGGAGGAGATTGACGCGCTGCTGAGCCTGAGCTCGGAGGACGACGCGGCGAGCACGGCGCGCTCCGCGGGCAGCGGACGGGACGACGGGAGCTCCGCGGACTCGGCGTGCtcgtccggcgccggcggcaagaAGAAGGCGCGGATCAAGAAGATGATGCGGGCGCTCAAGGGCATCGTCCCCGGCGCCAAGCAGAAGGACGCGCCGGCCGCGCTGGACGAGGCCGTCTGGTACCTCAGGTCGctcaaggtggaggcggcgaAGAAGCTGGGTGCGCGCGGCTCCGGCAGCTAG